From a region of the Pristis pectinata isolate sPriPec2 chromosome 2, sPriPec2.1.pri, whole genome shotgun sequence genome:
- the pou4f2 gene encoding POU domain, class 4, transcription factor 2: MMMMSMNGKQAFGMPPPPPPPPHSSNLPEPKYSSLHTSSASNSSSTPPSSSSSSSSSEAMCRACLPTPPSNIFGGLDESLVARAEALAAVDIVPQSTKSHPFKPDATYHTMNSIPCTSSSSSGPISHPSSLGSHQHHHHHHHHHHQQHHQQQQQHQQQQQPPPHPSLEGELLEHLSPGLGLAAMAAPDGSVVSPPAAPPHLGGLAHMHQAMSMAGHGLAASHGALGCMGEVDADPRDLEAFAERFKQRRIKLGVTQADVGAALANLKIPGVGSLSQSTICRFESLTLSHNNMIALKPILQAWLEEAEKSHRDKLSKPELFNGADKKRKRTSIAAPEKRSLEAYFAIQPRPSSEKIAAIAEKLDLKKNVVRVWFCNQRQKQKRMKYSAGH, translated from the exons atgatgatgatgtcgATGAATGGGAAGCAGGCGTTCGGCatgccgccgccgccgccaccgCCGCCGCACTCGTCCAACCTGCCCGAGCCCAAGTACTCGAGCCTCCACACGTCCTCTGCTTCCAACTCATCGTCCACTCcacccagcagcagcagcagcagcagcagctcagaGGCGATGTGCCGAGcctgtctcccaaccccaccg AGCAATATATTCGGCGGGCTGGATGAAAGTTTGGTGGCCCGCGCCGAAGCTCTGGCGGCTGTGGACATTGTACCGCAGAGCACCAAGAGCCACCCGTTCAAGCCGGACGCCACCTACCACACCATGAACAGCATCCCGTGCACCTCCAGCTCGTCTTCGGGCCCCATCTCTCACCCTTCCTCGCTGGGCTCGCACcagcaccatcaccaccaccaccaccaccatcaccagcagcaccaccagcagcagcagcagcaccagcagcagcagcagccgccGCCTCACCCGAGCCTGGAGGGCGAGCTACTCGAGCACCTGTCCCCGGGCCTGGGGCTGGCCGCCATGGCGGCGCCCGACGGCAGTGTGGTGTCCCCGCCGGCGGCGCCGCCTCACCTGGGCGGCCTGGCCCACATGCACCAGGCCATGAGCATGGCGGGCCACGGCCTAGCCGCCTCGCACGGCGCCCTGGGCTGCATGGGCGAGGTGGACGCCGACCCCCGCGACCTGGAAGCGTTCGCCGAGCGCTTCAAGCAGCGGCGGATCAAACTCGGCGTGACCCAGGCGGACGTGGGCGCGGCGCTCGCCAACCTGAAGATCCCGGGCGTGGGCTCGCTCAGCCAGAGCACCATCTGCCGCTTCGAGTCGCTGACGCTGTCGCACAACAACATGATCGCGCTCAAGCCCATCCTGCAGGCGTGGCTGGAGGAGGCCGAGAAGTCTCACCGCGACAAGCTCAGCAAGCCCGAGCTCTTCAACGGCGCCGACAAGAAGAGGAAGCGCACGTCGATCGCCGCGCCCGAGAAGCGCTCCCTCGAAGCCTACTTCGCCATCCAGCCGAGGCCGTCGTCCGAGAAAATTGCCGCCATCGCCGAGAAGCTCGACCTGAAGAAGAACGTGGTCCGGGTCTGGTTTTGCAaccagagacagaaacagaaacgCATGAAATACTCTGCGGGCCACTAG